The DNA segment ATTGCAGCTACCACCAGTAGCAGCACCACCATTCGCAGACGTAGCCACCGTCACTGCTAGCAATTCGTCCACGTCTAGTGGCAACATTGCGGGTAATGGTGGAGTTTTCGCTAGTATTTTCAATGTAGCGACCTCTGCGGAACTCTCCCACTTGGCGGCTCAGCCACCTGTAGCATCTTACTCCACCATGCTTTGCGCAATGGCTGGACAAGATCGACCCATTATCGATCCTATGTCACTTTCTTTATCCTCGACTTTATATCTCTCGAGCGGATCATCATCTCTATACCCTGCGGCATTGGATCACCCTCATGGGCACTACACACCTACTCCACAGCCGGCTTTATCCGCAACTGCATTGCTACAGAAAGCAGCTCAAATGGGCGCCACTTCATCCAACTCATCATTTCTCCGTGGGCTTGGATTAGCCACAACACCTCCTACGGACCGGCAAGATTTGAGAAATTCCATTATAGCCCCTTCACATTGGAACAACACTACTCATGTTAAGCTTGAAAACAGCTCAGTTGCATCCGGGCTTGAACTTGGGCTTCCCTCAAGTAGCTCGCCCGCGAGCTTCAATGAATTGATGATGAACTCTTCTTCGCTGTTTGGGAACAGGCCCGCGACCCTGGATTTCCTCGGTCTAGGAATGGGTGCCGGTGAAGCCTCGACCGGCGGGTTCTCTGCCTTTCTGAGCTCGATCACAGATGGACTCGACATGACAACAAGTAATTCGTTTGCAGGAGTAGGTTCGACGGTGGATACATGGGATTATCCGTCTGATAGGAAGCCTTCAATGCTTTAAAGACATGTTAAAACCAAGATTTAAAATTCCCTCTTCATTTTATGGGGATGGATGGAGTGTGTCTCGTGAGATCTAGCTTATATCAAAACATATATGCTCGTTTTCATCAACGGAGgcaatatttattttcttgatgtttttaaaatttgagtaGGGTTTGATGTGGGAAGATTGTATAGGATCTCTTGTAATTTTCTTGCATGGTTTACATTTAATGTTTCTTTTTATTACTCGATTCTTGATTTTGTTGGTAATATACCAAATTTGTTTTCTTTCCCATGTAGAAACGTGACACGATGCCTCCGTTCGTTAAACATCTGAAAGGAAAAGTTTTGCATGCTTTGGCACTTTTCCCTGTCGTAAACGTAAACGAAGGAGTTTGAGGTCATCGTTCATGGATCGATCTTCGGACTTCACCCTTATTTTCGATCAATtgatcatcatcattattattattattagtatgtctcttgtgagacggtctcacgaatttttatctgtaagacgggtcaactaTACCGATATCCACAATAAAAAggaatactcttagcataaaaagtaatacttgttcatggatgatccaaataagagatctgtatcacaaaatacgatgcgtgagatcgtctcacacaaatttttacctatTATTATTAGAAAACCAAATACTTTCAAAAGTTTTGACATTATTGAGAATTAATTTCTTCGTGGACATAATTACTGGGAGTACTATTAATTATCCAGTGATTGTTCCAATTTTCCACCGGACGTAACAACTAATTATGATTAATAATCATTATTATTTCCACTCAAGTTGTACTATTATTCAGCAGtcacaataataattataacttggaaaaggaaaaatagagTCGGGCCGAAATTGGAATATCGGATAGTAAAAGAGATGACGCAGACAGCTAAAgagtggtttttttttaaaaatattataaattaataaactaattataaaaatattacaacttGAGATTgtttacaaaaatataataatccGCATGTTTCTGCTGCGGATTCAtagt comes from the Primulina huaijiensis isolate GDHJ02 chromosome 8, ASM1229523v2, whole genome shotgun sequence genome and includes:
- the LOC140983329 gene encoding zinc finger protein GAI-ASSOCIATED FACTOR 1-like, whose product is MAEIENSASQASGESSFLLSDNHVKSEQSVEPTLPMKKKRNLPGMPDPDAEVIALSPKTLMATNRFVCEICNKGFQRDQNLQLHRRGHNLPWKLRQRTNKEVRKRVYLCPEPTCIHHDPSRALGDLTGIKKHFCRKHGEKKFKCERCSKKYAVQSDWKAHMKTCGTREYRCDCGTLFSRRDSFITHRAFCDALAQESALAQSLAITSSGGDMTKLQVVAPSVSAVVSSPPPPPLTPSTGVLSPVLSIQSSELPENQTAQLQLPPVAAPPFADVATVTASNSSTSSGNIAGNGGVFASIFNVATSAELSHLAAQPPVASYSTMLCAMAGQDRPIIDPMSLSLSSTLYLSSGSSSLYPAALDHPHGHYTPTPQPALSATALLQKAAQMGATSSNSSFLRGLGLATTPPTDRQDLRNSIIAPSHWNNTTHVKLENSSVASGLELGLPSSSSPASFNELMMNSSSLFGNRPATLDFLGLGMGAGEASTGGFSAFLSSITDGLDMTTSNSFAGVGSTVDTWDYPSDRKPSML